The Mycolicibacterium aurum genome segment CGCGGTGCGCAGTCGGTGCTGCCCGACGACACAGTGAACCTCGACCATGCGGGGGTGCGCGGGCTGATGCGCGTGATCGTGGTGGAGCACCCCGCCCTGCGTGCCACCGCGGTCGATGTCGACGACACCACCGGCATCGACTGCGTCGCAGCACAACTCATGAGCGGTGCCGATGAGGACGAAACGGCGTGGCGCGACGGCGCGTGGTACGTGGCCCGGCTCACGCCACGCCCGATGCGCCCCGAGGACCGCCACACCAAGACGGTCAAGCACGATTCCGACGGCATGCGATTGCGTATCCGCACGCCCGGGGATCTGCAGTCGCTGGAGCTCGTCGCCGCCGACCGGGTGGCGCCCGGCCCGGGGCAGATCGAAGTCTCCGTCACGGCGTCGAATCTCAACTTCGCCGATGTGCTCGTCGCATATGGCAAGTACCCGAGCTTCGAAGGCAGGCTGCCGGAACTGGGCGGTGACTTCGCCGGCGTGGTGACCCGCGTGGGCCCCGGCGTGACCACGCACCAGGTGGGTGACCGGGTTGCCGGTATCACCGCCGACGGCGCATGGGCCACATTCGTCACCTGCGAGGCCAATCTGGCGGTGACCCTGCCCGCCGGTCTGGCCGAGGATCGCGCCGCCGCCGTGCCGAGCGCCCACGGCACGGCCTGGTACGGCCTGCATGAGCTGGCCAGGGTGTCGGCGGGCGACAAGGTGCTCGTCCACTCGGCGACCGGTGGCGTAGGGCAGGCCGCCATTGCGATCGCGCGGGCCGCCGGTGCGCAGATCTACGCCACCGCGGGCAGCCCTGCGCGACGGGACCTGCTGCGCAGCATGGGAATCGAACATGTCTACGACTCGCGATCGATCGAGTTCGCCGAGCAGATCCGCCGCGACACCGCCGGCTACGGCGTCGACATCGTGCTGAACTCGCTGCCCGGCGCTGCCCAGGCTGCGGGGCTGGAGTTGCTCGCATTCGGTGGCCGCTTCATCGAGCTCGGCAAGCGGGACATCTACGGCGACACCAAGATCGGACTGTTCGCGTTCCGGCGCAACGTGTCCTTCTTCGCTGTCGACCTCGCGCTGCTGACCCTGGTCAAGCCCGATGCCGTACACACTGCGCTGGCAACGGTGTTCGCGCAGATTGCGGCCGGCACGCTGCCGCTGCCCGAGACCACCCACTACCCGTTGTCCGACGCGGCGACGGCGATCAGGGCGATGGGCGCGGCCGAACACACCGGCAAGCTGGTCCTGGACGTGCCGCGGGAGGGCCACAGCCTGGTGGCGGTGCCTCCGGAGCAGCCCGTGCCGTTCCGTGACGACGGCGCGTACATCATCAGCGGCGGCATGGGCGGACTCGGGCTCTTTCTCGCCGAACAGATGGCCGAGCGCGGAAGCGGGCGCATCGTCCTCACCGGCCGTTCGGCGCCGGGCAATGACACGCTCGGCGCGATCGAGCGGATGCGCCGCGGCGGGACCGAGATCGAGATCTGCCTCGGCGACATCAGCGAGCCGGACGCCGCGGAACGTGCCGTGGCCGTGGCGACGTCGACGGGCCTTCCCGTGCGTGGCGTGCTGCACGCGGCTGCCGTCGTCGAGGACGCCGTCCTGGGCAACATCACGACCGACCTGGTGGCGCGCTGCTGGGCGCCCAAAGCGGCCGGCGCGTGGAATCTGCACGAGGCCACGGCGGGCCAGCCGCTGGACTGGTTCTGCTCGTTCTCCTCGGCCGCCGCGATGGTCGGTTCGCGAGGGCAGGGTGCCTACGCGGCGGCCAACAGCTGGCTCGACGCGTTCACGCAGTGGCGACGGACCCGCGGTCTGCCCGCCACCTCCATCGCCTGGGGCGCGTGGGCCGACATCGGCCGCGGGCAGGCGTTGGCTCAGGACGCTGCGCTGGCGATCGCGCCGCCCGACGGTGCGTATGCCCTCGACACACTGCTGCGGCACAACCGCGCCCACGTCGGGTACACGCCGATCGCGGGCACGCCGTGGCTGACTGCGTTCGCCCAGCACAGCAGGTTCGCCGAAGCGTTCCGGTCCCTGGGCGGCGGTGCCGCTACCGCCGGCTCCATACTGCCCGAGCTGCGTGCGCTGCCCGCCGAGGAACGGGCGGGACGGCTGCGCCGCCTCGTCGCCGAGCAGATCGGCACGATCCTGCGCAGGACGGTCGATCCCGACCGTCCCATCGCCGAGTACGGGCTGGACTCCCTCGGCGTGCTCGAAGTGCGAACCCGGATCGAAGCCGAGACGGGAATCCGGGTCGGCACCACCGATATCACCACGGTGCGCGCCCTCGCCGAGCAGCTGGCATCGGTGCTCGCCGCCGACCTGCCGGATGAGGGGAGCGCTGGCTGATGGTCGCGTTGAGATCTGTCCACGACTGGGTGGGAGAACCCGGACGAGTGGTGTCCTGGCAGCCGTCGCCGGCCTCGATGGCGAAGATGCGTGACGCACCTGTGAGCCCGGTTCCCGTGAGTTACCAGCAGGAGCAACACATCCGGACGTTCCGCAGGCGCCGCGCCGCCGGAGCCGACATGGCCCGGCTGAACATCCCCGCCTGGGACATACCCGGCCAGTGCGATCTGCGGGCCATGTCGCATGTCGTCAATGCCTACGTCCGGCGCCATGACACCTACCACAGCAGGTTCGAGATCGATGCGGACGACGCCGTCGTGCGGCGCACGGTGGCTGACCCCCGGTACCTGAAGTTCGTTCCCGTGGAACACGGGGAGATGACGGCCGCGCAGTGGCGCTCACACATTCTGGCCACCCCGGATCCGTTGCGGTGGGACTGTTTCCACTTCGGCATCATCCAGCGCAAGGACCACTTCACGTTCTACATCAGCGTCGACCACGTCCACACCGACGCGCTGTTCATGTGCCTGGTGCTCGTGGAGATCCATCTGATGTACCAGACCCTGGTCAGCGGTGGTGCCCCGATCGCGTTGCAGGAAGCGGGTAGCTACGACGACTACTGCATCAGGCAGCGCCGCTACACCTCGTCGCTGACTCTGGAGTCTCCGGAGGTCAGGACATGGATTCAGTTCGCCGAGCGCAACGACGGTGCCATGCCGCAGTTCCCACTGCCGCTGGGAGATCAGGCGGCGCCGTGCGGCGGCGACATGATGGTCGTCCAGCTTCTCGACGCACGACAGAGCAAGGCCTTCGATGCTGCGTGCACCGCTGCGGGAGTGCGGTTCAGCGGGGGAGTGCTGGCCTGCGCCGCCCTGGCCGACCACGAGTTCACCCGGGCGCCGGTCTATTACGGGATCACACCGACGACAACGCGATGCACGCCTGCCGAGTTCATGACCACGGGCTGGTTCACGGGACTGGTACCGATCACCGTGCCGGTCGACGCGACCTCCTTCGGCGCCACCGCGCGCAACGCCCAGGCGTCCTTCGATGCCGGTGTCGACCTCGCGCACGTGCCGTTCGACCGGGTGCTCGAACTCGCCGCGGGACGGTTCGGCCTACGGGGGGCCGGCCCCGGCGTCCAGATGGTGTCCTACCTCGATGCCGGGCTGCCACCGCTGTCCCCGGCGATCATCGCCGAGTGGGAGCGGATGAACGGAAAAGTTTACTGCGACAGCAGGTCTGCCGACCAGGTCGGACTCTGGGTGAACAGGACCGAGCGGGAGACGGTGGTGACGGTCGCCTTCCCCGACAACCCGATCGCGCGGGAATCGGTGCAGCGCTACCTCAACGTCATGAAAAAGATCTATGCGCGCGTCGTCGAGGACGCCGAGACATCGCAGGTCAGCAGGCACGGCGTGGCCGTGCATCACGGCGGCAGCCGGCTCTCCCCGGTGGTCGGGGGCTGAGCGATGGTGGTGGAAGTGGCGACGTCGTCGGTTCCCGTCGCGCACGAGCGCCTGCACTACGTCGATCAGGCGATGTACCTCGGGCTCCGCGCCACGGGTCAGGCCGCGGCCATGCAGTGCATCTGGATCTACGAGCACCCCGTCGACATGGAGGGCGTCCGTCGATTCCACCGGACCTTCGGGAACGGGCTGTGGGGCCGCTCCATCGAGCGCTCGAGGGTGCCGTTCGGTCGCCATCGGTGGGTGAGGTCCGTCAGGCCGCCTGCGGACATCGACATCGCCGCGCAGCCCCGTCCGCGTACCGAACTCGGTGGCTGGTTGGACGAACGAGCGGTGCTGCCGGTCGACCCCGAATGGGGCCCGAGTTGGCATCTGGGGGTGCTCCCGCTGACCGACGGTGCAACCGCGGTGTGCCTGACCATGTCGCACTGCATCAGTGACGGTGGCGGAGCGGTGGCGACGATCATCGACGCGATCACCGGGCACGTCCGCGACTTCGGTTACCCGCCGCCGCGTTCCCGTACGCGGGTACGGGCGGTCGTCGAGGATCTCCAGCAGGTCAGCCATGACCTGCCCGAGGTGGCGCGGACGGTGGTGACCGCGGGACGGATCGCGCGACGCCGCCTGCGGGAGCGCCCGCGCGGTCGCGCTCGCGCGCCGAAGCCGCGTGTCACCGGCGGCGGCTTCGACAACGTCGAACATGTTGCAGTGCCTTCGATCTCGGTATTCGTCGACCTGGACGAGTGGGACATGCGCGCCGCCGCCCTCGGCGGTAACACGTATTCGCTGCTCGCCGGCTTCTGTGCCAGGCTGGCGGACGGCATGGACCGCCGCGCCGCGGACGGCAAGGTTCCGTTGATCATTCCGATCAGCGACCGCGCCGACGCCGGCGACACCCGCGCGAACGCGGTGCACCTGGCCGGCGTGCGGATCGACCCGGCGGCGGTCTGTCAGGACCTTTCGGGGGCGCGGGCCGAGATCAGGCGCACCCTGGCGTCGCTGGGAGAGGTTCCCGAGGACGCCGAGCTGCTTCTCCCGTTGATCCCGTTCATGCCGAAGAAGGCCGTCAGGCACGGGGCCGAGATGGCGTTCGGTTTCGCCGACAACCCGGTGTCCTGCTCCAACATGGGCGACGTGCCCGCTGAGGTCGCCCGTCTCGACGGCAGCGCCGCCGACTATGTCCTGATGCGCGGGGTCGATCAGCACGTCACGCGTCGAGTCCTCGAACAGCGCCACGGTCTGCTCACGGTGGTCAGCGCCCGCGTCGGCAACCGCATCTCACTTGCGGTGGTGGGCTACCGGGCGGGTGTCTCGAACACGAGGGCCGGACTCCGCGCCCTCGTCGGACGCACGTTGTCGGACTTCGAGCTTCACGGTGAGGTGGTCTGACGTGCACCCGGATACTGGGGATGACCTGCTCGGCTACATCGACCAGGCCACCTTCCTGTCGCTGCGTGCCACCGGCCACGCCCAGGTGATGCAGCTGGTGTGGGTGTATGAGCGCCCGCTGGATTTCGCGGGACTGAAGCGGTTTCACGAGAACTTCGGATACGGCCTGGCCGGACGGCGCATCGAATGCTCACCGCTGCCGTTCGGTAGGCACCGGTGGGTCGCCTCCACCGGGCCGGCCGCCGACATCGACGTCGCCGACGTCACCCGGCCGCGGGCCGACCTCAGCGACTGGATCGACGAACGGTCACAGGTGCCGGTCGACCCCGAGACGGGACCGGGCTGGCACCTCGGCGTGCTGCCGATGGAAGACGGCTCGTGGGCGGTCAGCCTGGTCGTGTCGCACTGTCTGGTCGACGGAATCGGGTTGGCGCACACGCTGGTCGAAGCGATCACCGGTGCGGTGCGCGACCTCCACTACCCCGCGCCGAACGCCCGGTCGCGCACCCAGGCGCTCACCGAAGATCTCCGGGAGGCGTGCCGAGGCGCCGGCGCTGCCGGTGCTGCTCTGATCGCAGCATTGAGACTGGCGCGGCAGCGGCGCAGGGAGAAGCCACCACCGGGGAGGGTCGGGCGTACCCCGAGCCGCGGGCGGTCCGGCGGTTCGTCCGAGACCGTCGTCGTACCCGCGGTGTCGGTGCTCGTCGAGCTCCGGGCGTGGGATCGCGCAGCCGAAAACCTCGGCGGGAACAGCCATTCGCTGTTCTCCGGTTTCGCGGCGGCACTGGCGCACCGGATGGGGCGATGCCGCGCGGACGGCACTGTCGACCTCGTTCTCGCTCTCTCCGACCGGTCGATGGACGATTCCCGCGCCAACGCCCTGCGATTCGCGGGCGTCACTGTGGATCCGGGCACGATGGCCACAAGCCTGACGGAGGCACGCAGCGTCATCCGAGGTGCGGTGGCGACGCTTCGGGAACAGCCGGACGAGACGTTCGCAGTGCAGCCGTTGACCCCGTTCATCCCGAAGCGTGCGGTCAGAGGTATGGGCGTCACGGTGTTCGGTGATCGCCCCGTGTCCTGTTCCAGCGTGGGCGAACTGCCCGTCGTCGGGTTGCAGGTCGACGGTACGGTCGCTGACCGCGGCTATCTGCGCGCGGTGGATCAGAACGTGCGCCGGTCGGAGATCGAGCGCGGGGGTGGGCAACTCGTGCTCGTGGCAGGCCGCATCGGCGCCACGATGACCATCGGCGTCGCGGCCTACGAGGCCGGCGCGATGAACACGAAGCCGCGGTTGCGGAGCATGGCGGCGGCGGCGCTGGCCGAGTTCGGTCTCACCGGGGAGATACTCTGACCGCGATTCGCCCCTGCCGCGCCGACGCTTCGAGCAGATCGGCCGCGGTCGAAACACTCTGGTCGGCCGTGATCATCCTCGCCGCGGCCGCCCCGGCGCGTCGCACGCAGGCGGGTGCCAGCACTGCACGCAGCCCGGCGCGGAGCGACTCGGCGGTGACCGAGCTGAACCGCTGTGCCGTCCCGACCCCCAGTCGCTTCACCTGGGCGGCCCAGATCGGCTGCTCGGCACCGATCCACAGCACGAATGTGGGTGCGCCGGCACGCAACCCGGCGGCGGTCGTTCCCGCACCACCGTGGTGGACGACGGCGCGGCATCGGGGAAACACCGCCGCATGATTGACGGACTGGACCACGCGCACGTGGTCGGGCGGGGCGACGCCGGTGATGTCCCACACCCCGGAACAGATCAGCGCCCGCTCACCGAGCTCGGCACATGCATCGGAGATCAGCCCGACCGCGGCCGCGGGCGATTCCACCGGCATGCTGCCGAAACCGAAGTAGATCGGAGCGGAACCCGCGTCGATCCACGCCGACGTCGCCTCGTCGGTCCCGGTGTCCAGCCGCAGCGTCAACGCCCCTGTGAGAGGGCGGCGTCCGGCCCACTGCTCGGCGAGTCCGGGAAAGAACACCGGGTCATAGGCCTGGATCTCCAGTGCGCCGCCGTCGACCATGCGGCGGATCGCCCTCGACCGCGCCCGCGGCAGCCCCAGCGCACGGCGTTGCGCGTCCTCGGCAGGCCGGATCACTCGCCAGTGCAGCGACTCGACGACGGGCCACACCGATCGGATTACCGGCCCGGGCAGCGTGACGGGCAGGATGTGCGTGTTGGCGCGGAACGGGAAGTAGTGCAGCGCCGCCAGCGGAATGCCCTGTTGTTCAGCGACATTGGCGGCAAGCTCCTGATACGTGGTGCCCGTGAGGATCAGGTCCGCCTCCCCGGCGAGTGGGACCAGCGCATTGCTCATCTGCGCCCAGCCGGCAACCATGTACTCCCTGAGTTCGCGCAGTGCGGTCACGGGGTGCCGCAGCCGGAACGGCTCACGGAACACGTCGGCTTCGAGCTGCTCCTGGGAGTCGACACCGTATGGCACGGCGGGTCCGAGTCCGGCGCCCTCGACGAACGACACCAGATTCGGGGGCACTGCCATCCGGACGTGGTGTCCGCGGCGCATCAGTTCGGCCGCGACCGCTGCGCAGGGCTCCACGTCACCGCGGGTCCCGTGGACGGCTACGGCGAACCTCACGCGTCGTCCTTCCCGGCCGCGACCATATCGGTTACCGCCCATGCGAGATGGTGTGATGTTTAGGCGCGCTCCCCGCCGGCGCGTGCTCGGACACGGGGGGCTTGGTGCGCTCGGCCGGGCGATCGTGCGTCACCCGGTCGTGGTGATCGTAGCGTGGGTGACGGTCGCGGTGCTGCTCTTCCTCACGGTGCCACCGCTGGGCGTCGTCGCCCAGAAGAACCCGCCGCCCTTCCTGCCCGAGAGCTCACCGGTTTTCGTCGCGAGCCAGCACATGGACGACGCGTTCGGGGAGGCGGGTTCGGGCAACCTCGCGGTCGTCATCCTGAGCAACGAGAATGGGTTGACGCCGGCTGACGAGGCCGTCTATCGCGATGTCGTCGCCGACCTCAGGGCCGACACCGCCAACGTCGTGTCGGTTCAGGACTTCATCACGACTCCCGAACTGCGGCAGGTGATGTCGAGCGAGAACGGCAAGGCGTGGAATCTGCCGGTCAGCATGACCGGCACGATGGGGAGTCCGTCGGGTGGGCAGGCATACCGCGCCGTATCCGAGACTGTGAAGGCGGCCACGGCCGGCACCACACTGACGGCCAACCTCGTCGGTGCGTCGGCGACCCTGGAGGACGTCAACTCGATCGGGGCCCGCGACCAGATCCTCATCGAGATCTCGACGGTCATCACGGTGCTGGTGATCCTCATCATCGTCTACCGGAATCTGGTGGCGATGCTGATGCCGTTGCTGACGATCGGGATTTCGCTCGTGGTGGCCCAGCAGCTGGTCGCCGCACTGGGTGAAGTCGGCCTCGGGCTCGGGCCCCAGACCATGGTGCTGATGACCGGCATGATCATGGGAGCCGGGATCGACTATGCGGTCTTCCTGTTCAGCCGCTACCAGGAACTCATCCGTTCGGGTATGGAGTCCGACGATGCGATCGTGGAGGCGCTGCGGTCGATCGGCGAAGTGATCGCCGGCTCCGCGGGCACCGTCGCGCTGACGTTCCTGGCGTTGTCGTTCGCCACCCTCGGGGTGTTCTCGACCATCGGCCCCGCCCTGGCGATCACCATCGCCATCGGGTTCCTGGCCTCGATCACCTTGCTGCCGGCATTCATCGTCCTGGCAGGCCGTCGCGGCTGGATCACCCCGCGCAAGAAGGACCTGACCCGACGGTTCTGGCGTCGTTCAGGGGTGAACATCGTCCGCAGACCGGTGGCGCACCTGGTGGCAAGCCTGCTCGTGCTGGGCGCGCTGGCGTCCTGCGCGGGTCTGGCGAAGTTCAATTTCGATGACCGTCAAGCGCTTCCGGCCGATGCCGAGAGCAACCTCGGGTACGAGATGATGACTCGGCATTTCCCGATCAGCACCACTCTGCAGCAGTTCATCGTCGTTCATGCCCCCGACCAGGATCTGCGCACCCCGAAGGCCCTCGCGGACATGGAACAGATGGCGGCCCGGGTAGCGCAACTTCCCAATATCGACCTGGTGCGCGGCATCACCCGCCCGTCGGGCGAGACACTCGAGCAGGCTCGCGCCACCTATCAGGCGGGCGAGGTCGGTGGGCGGCTGCGCGAGGCGTCGACGGTGATCACCGACAACAACACCAACCTGTCCACGCTCAGCGACGGGGCAGGCCAGCTCGCCGACGTGCTGAACGAGATCCGCAACGGTGTCGTCGGCGCTCTGGGCAGCGTGCGCGGGCTGGCCGGCGCGCTCGACGACATGTCCTCGCGCTACGGCCAAGCCAGGACCCTCGACGAGATCGACAAGACGGCCACCCTGGTGGACAACATGCGCGCCCTCGGAGATTCCCTGAGCGAGAACATCACCCGTGTCACCGACTTCTACCGCTGGACCACTCCCGTCGTGAACGGCTTGAACAGCAGCCTGACCTGCAACCTCGACCCGGCGTGCGTCACGGCACGCGCGGAGTTGCAACGCGCCGCCGCATCTCGTGACGACGTCGCCCTGGAGCGGATCGCCGAGCTGTCCCGACAGCTGCAGGGCACCACCGGCACCGATTCGGTGTCGGAGGCGCTGCGCGGAATCGGACAGAACCTCACTGCCGCAACGTCGGCGGCCCGCGACCTGGGCCTGGGGGAGCCGGGAGGAGCGCAGAAGCAACTGGACGACATGCTCGACGGCGCCAACACGCTCGCCGACTCCAGCCGCAAGCTCGCAGAAGGTGTGCAGTTGCTGGTGGACCAGACCCGCGAGCTGGGAGGCGGCCTCGATCAGGCATCGTCGTTCCTGCTGGCCATGAAGTCCGACGCGGCCGACCCGCCGATGTCCGGTTTCTACATCCCGCCTGAGGTGCTCACCCAGGCGGAATTCGAGAAGGCCGCCAAGCTCTTCGTCTCCGAGGACGGCCACACCGTCCGGTATCTGGTGCAGACCGCCCTGAATCCGTTCGGGCGCGACGCCATGGACCAGGTTCCCGAGATCATCGCCGCCGCGGAAAGTGCCAGGCCGAACACCGCGTTGGCCGATGCCGAGATCTCGATGGTCGGATTCTCCGCTGTCAACAACGACATTCGGCACTTCTACAACGGCGACAGCCGGTTCATCATGATCGCCACGCTGGCCGTGGTGTTCGTGATCCTCATGCTGTTGTTGCGCGCCATCGTCGCGCCGCTCTACCTGGTGGCGACGGTGATTCTGTCCTACGCGTCCGCGCTCGGCATCGGCGTCGTCCTGTTCCAGTTGATCCTCGGGCAGGAGTTGCACTGGAGTGTGCCCGGCCTCGCCTTCCTGGTGCTGGTCGCCGTCGGCGCCGACTACAACCTGCTGCTGATCTCGCGGATCAGGGACGAATCGGCGACCAGAGGTGTGCGCACGGGCGTCATCCGGACAGTAAGCGCGACGGGCGGGGTGATCACCTCGGCCGGGCTGATCTTCGCCGCGTCGATGCTGGCGTTGACGGTGAGCAGCATCAGCACGATCGTCCAGATGGGCTTCGTCATCGGGGTCGGCCTCCTGTTGGACACCTTCATCGTGCGGACCGTCACCGTGCCTGCCGCGTGCGTGCTGATCGGCAACGCGAACTGGTGGCCGTCCAAGGGGCCGTCCCGAGGGTCGACGCGTCGGAAGGCCGAACCGGCGCGGACGGACCGTCCTGCGCCGCGCGAGCCGGTGACGCGCACCGACGATGTCGACGACGACAACACCTGGGACGACTGCAGTTTCGGGGCCGCAACGCAGGCAGCGCGCCGGGTGTCCGACGCGTGGGATGACCGTTAGGCGTCGGGGTTCCCCAATGCGGAGTTCATCCACAGATCGACGCGGCGACGTCGCAGATCAGTCGATGCACGCCTAGATTCGAAAGTGTGTTCGACGAACTTCTGGCCGCTGTTGCGGGCGCGCGTACCCCGGGATCGGGAGTCCGTGCGTGTGCCCGGCTGGAGAACGCGGCCTGCTCTGCGCGGTTAACGCATATGGCCGACATGCTCGCCGCCGCCTACGCGGTATCGGGATCGGCCCATCGTGAGCAGTGGCGCGTCGACAACTGGAGCGCGGTGTGCGCGCAGATCGGCGCCGCCCACGCGGTGACCAGCGGGGTGGTCAACGGGCTGCTGATGGACGCGGTCACGCTGCGCGAGCGGCTGCCCAGGGTGGGCGCGGTCTTCGCCGAGGGCTTGATCGCGTATCGGCTGGTCCATCTGATCTGCGCGCGCACGATGT includes the following:
- a CDS encoding condensation domain-containing protein, with product MHPDTGDDLLGYIDQATFLSLRATGHAQVMQLVWVYERPLDFAGLKRFHENFGYGLAGRRIECSPLPFGRHRWVASTGPAADIDVADVTRPRADLSDWIDERSQVPVDPETGPGWHLGVLPMEDGSWAVSLVVSHCLVDGIGLAHTLVEAITGAVRDLHYPAPNARSRTQALTEDLREACRGAGAAGAALIAALRLARQRRREKPPPGRVGRTPSRGRSGGSSETVVVPAVSVLVELRAWDRAAENLGGNSHSLFSGFAAALAHRMGRCRADGTVDLVLALSDRSMDDSRANALRFAGVTVDPGTMATSLTEARSVIRGAVATLREQPDETFAVQPLTPFIPKRAVRGMGVTVFGDRPVSCSSVGELPVVGLQVDGTVADRGYLRAVDQNVRRSEIERGGGQLVLVAGRIGATMTIGVAAYEAGAMNTKPRLRSMAAAALAEFGLTGEIL
- a CDS encoding glycosyltransferase, whose amino-acid sequence is MRFAVAVHGTRGDVEPCAAVAAELMRRGHHVRMAVPPNLVSFVEGAGLGPAVPYGVDSQEQLEADVFREPFRLRHPVTALRELREYMVAGWAQMSNALVPLAGEADLILTGTTYQELAANVAEQQGIPLAALHYFPFRANTHILPVTLPGPVIRSVWPVVESLHWRVIRPAEDAQRRALGLPRARSRAIRRMVDGGALEIQAYDPVFFPGLAEQWAGRRPLTGALTLRLDTGTDEATSAWIDAGSAPIYFGFGSMPVESPAAAVGLISDACAELGERALICSGVWDITGVAPPDHVRVVQSVNHAAVFPRCRAVVHHGGAGTTAAGLRAGAPTFVLWIGAEQPIWAAQVKRLGVGTAQRFSSVTAESLRAGLRAVLAPACVRRAGAAAARMITADQSVSTAADLLEASARQGRIAVRVSPR
- a CDS encoding condensation domain-containing protein, which translates into the protein MVALRSVHDWVGEPGRVVSWQPSPASMAKMRDAPVSPVPVSYQQEQHIRTFRRRRAAGADMARLNIPAWDIPGQCDLRAMSHVVNAYVRRHDTYHSRFEIDADDAVVRRTVADPRYLKFVPVEHGEMTAAQWRSHILATPDPLRWDCFHFGIIQRKDHFTFYISVDHVHTDALFMCLVLVEIHLMYQTLVSGGAPIALQEAGSYDDYCIRQRRYTSSLTLESPEVRTWIQFAERNDGAMPQFPLPLGDQAAPCGGDMMVVQLLDARQSKAFDAACTAAGVRFSGGVLACAALADHEFTRAPVYYGITPTTTRCTPAEFMTTGWFTGLVPITVPVDATSFGATARNAQASFDAGVDLAHVPFDRVLELAAGRFGLRGAGPGVQMVSYLDAGLPPLSPAIIAEWERMNGKVYCDSRSADQVGLWVNRTERETVVTVAFPDNPIARESVQRYLNVMKKIYARVVEDAETSQVSRHGVAVHHGGSRLSPVVGG
- a CDS encoding MMPL/RND family transporter, yielding MFRRAPRRRVLGHGGLGALGRAIVRHPVVVIVAWVTVAVLLFLTVPPLGVVAQKNPPPFLPESSPVFVASQHMDDAFGEAGSGNLAVVILSNENGLTPADEAVYRDVVADLRADTANVVSVQDFITTPELRQVMSSENGKAWNLPVSMTGTMGSPSGGQAYRAVSETVKAATAGTTLTANLVGASATLEDVNSIGARDQILIEISTVITVLVILIIVYRNLVAMLMPLLTIGISLVVAQQLVAALGEVGLGLGPQTMVLMTGMIMGAGIDYAVFLFSRYQELIRSGMESDDAIVEALRSIGEVIAGSAGTVALTFLALSFATLGVFSTIGPALAITIAIGFLASITLLPAFIVLAGRRGWITPRKKDLTRRFWRRSGVNIVRRPVAHLVASLLVLGALASCAGLAKFNFDDRQALPADAESNLGYEMMTRHFPISTTLQQFIVVHAPDQDLRTPKALADMEQMAARVAQLPNIDLVRGITRPSGETLEQARATYQAGEVGGRLREASTVITDNNTNLSTLSDGAGQLADVLNEIRNGVVGALGSVRGLAGALDDMSSRYGQARTLDEIDKTATLVDNMRALGDSLSENITRVTDFYRWTTPVVNGLNSSLTCNLDPACVTARAELQRAAASRDDVALERIAELSRQLQGTTGTDSVSEALRGIGQNLTAATSAARDLGLGEPGGAQKQLDDMLDGANTLADSSRKLAEGVQLLVDQTRELGGGLDQASSFLLAMKSDAADPPMSGFYIPPEVLTQAEFEKAAKLFVSEDGHTVRYLVQTALNPFGRDAMDQVPEIIAAAESARPNTALADAEISMVGFSAVNNDIRHFYNGDSRFIMIATLAVVFVILMLLLRAIVAPLYLVATVILSYASALGIGVVLFQLILGQELHWSVPGLAFLVLVAVGADYNLLLISRIRDESATRGVRTGVIRTVSATGGVITSAGLIFAASMLALTVSSISTIVQMGFVIGVGLLLDTFIVRTVTVPAACVLIGNANWWPSKGPSRGSTRRKAEPARTDRPAPREPVTRTDDVDDDNTWDDCSFGAATQAARRVSDAWDDR